A genomic region of Christiangramia sp. OXR-203 contains the following coding sequences:
- the ffh gene encoding signal recognition particle protein, translating into MFDNLSDKLDSAFHVLKGHGQITEINVAESLKEVRRALVDADVNYKIAKEFTSTVKEKAMGQDVLKTLKPGQLMVKLVKDELTQLMGGEAEGINLSGDPSIILMSGLQGSGKTTFSGKLANFLKNKKTKKPLLVACDVYRPAAINQLHVVGEQIGVEVFSDEGNQDPVAISKAAIAYAKENGHNVVIIDTAGRLAVDEAMMTEISNIHKAIQPQETLFVVDSMTGQDAVNTAKTFNERLNFDGVILTKLDGDTRGGAAISIKSVVNKPIKFIGTGEKMDAIDIFYPSRMADRILGMGDVVSLVERAQEQYDEEEARKLQKKIAKNKFGFDDFLNQLQQIKKMGSMKDLLGMIPGAGKMLKDVDIDDDAFKGIEAIIHSMTPLERSEPKVINASRKKRIAKGSGTTVQEVNQLLKQFNQMGKMMKMMQGGGGRKMMQMMKGMN; encoded by the coding sequence ATGTTTGATAATTTAAGCGATAAGTTAGATAGTGCCTTTCACGTCCTTAAAGGACACGGGCAGATCACTGAAATAAATGTTGCGGAAAGCCTTAAAGAGGTTCGACGTGCTTTAGTTGATGCCGATGTTAACTATAAGATTGCCAAGGAATTTACCAGTACGGTGAAGGAAAAGGCGATGGGTCAGGATGTACTAAAGACGTTAAAACCAGGCCAGTTAATGGTGAAACTCGTAAAAGATGAGTTGACCCAGTTAATGGGTGGTGAAGCGGAAGGAATTAATTTAAGCGGGGATCCATCTATTATTCTTATGTCTGGTTTACAGGGTAGTGGTAAGACCACTTTTTCCGGTAAACTCGCAAATTTCCTTAAAAATAAAAAAACTAAGAAACCTCTATTGGTAGCCTGTGATGTTTATCGTCCGGCCGCGATCAATCAGCTGCATGTTGTTGGAGAACAGATTGGAGTGGAGGTATTTTCAGATGAAGGAAATCAGGATCCGGTGGCGATCTCTAAAGCGGCAATCGCCTATGCTAAAGAGAATGGTCATAATGTAGTGATCATTGATACCGCGGGTCGCCTTGCTGTAGATGAAGCGATGATGACCGAGATTTCCAATATTCACAAAGCGATCCAGCCTCAGGAAACATTATTCGTAGTGGATTCCATGACGGGTCAGGATGCGGTCAATACGGCCAAAACATTCAACGAGCGCCTTAATTTTGATGGTGTTATCCTTACTAAACTGGATGGTGATACACGTGGTGGTGCGGCAATCTCCATTAAATCTGTTGTAAACAAGCCAATCAAATTTATTGGTACCGGTGAAAAAATGGATGCGATCGATATTTTTTATCCTTCGCGTATGGCAGACAGGATCCTTGGAATGGGGGATGTTGTTTCGCTTGTGGAAAGAGCTCAGGAGCAGTATGATGAAGAAGAAGCTAGAAAACTTCAGAAGAAAATTGCTAAAAATAAGTTCGGTTTTGATGATTTTCTGAATCAACTTCAGCAGATCAAAAAAATGGGATCCATGAAAGATCTTTTGGGAATGATACCAGGAGCTGGAAAAATGCTGAAGGATGTTGACATTGATGATGATGCATTCAAGGGAATTGAAGCGATCATTCACTCAATGACTCCGTTGGAAAGAAGTGAGCCTAAAGTTATCAACGCCAGTCGTAAGAAAAGAATTGCTAAAGGTTCTGGTACAACAGTACAGGAAGTAAATCAATTACTCAAGCAATTTAATCAAATGGGTAAAATGATGAAGATGATGCAAGGTGGCGGAGGCCGAAAAATGATGCAAATGATGAAGGGAATGAATTAA
- a CDS encoding bifunctional 5,10-methylenetetrahydrofolate dehydrogenase/5,10-methenyltetrahydrofolate cyclohydrolase, which yields MTILDGKQVSSDIKNEIAAEVTKLKSRGEKVPHLAAIIVGKDGASLTYVNSKVKACERVGFQSSLYRMPHTVSEIELLDKIQELNDNDDIDGFIVQLPLPPQIDTQKVLNAVDPDKDVDGFHPTNFGKMALDMTTFIPATPFGILELLERYDIPTKGKHTVVIGRSYIVGRPMSILMGRSGFPGNSTVTLTHEFTKNITQVTSQADIVIIAVGIPDFLKAEMIKDDAVIIDVGITRVPDDNTEKGYVIKGDVDFENVSKRASYITPVPGGVGPMTVSMLLKNTLLARERHKKRADIKLLER from the coding sequence ATGACAATACTCGATGGTAAACAGGTGAGTAGCGATATCAAAAATGAGATCGCTGCTGAAGTTACCAAACTAAAATCTCGTGGAGAAAAAGTACCACATCTTGCTGCGATCATCGTAGGAAAGGATGGAGCAAGTTTAACATATGTGAACAGTAAAGTAAAGGCCTGTGAAAGAGTAGGATTTCAATCCTCACTTTACAGAATGCCGCATACTGTAAGCGAGATCGAGCTGCTGGACAAGATCCAGGAATTGAACGACAATGATGATATTGATGGGTTCATAGTTCAGCTTCCTTTGCCACCACAAATTGACACTCAAAAGGTATTGAATGCAGTTGATCCAGATAAAGACGTAGATGGATTTCACCCTACGAACTTCGGAAAAATGGCACTGGATATGACCACCTTTATTCCTGCAACACCGTTTGGAATACTGGAACTTCTGGAGCGTTATGATATTCCTACTAAAGGGAAACATACAGTGGTGATAGGAAGAAGTTATATCGTAGGCAGACCTATGAGTATCCTGATGGGTCGTAGTGGTTTTCCCGGTAATTCCACGGTAACCTTAACTCATGAGTTTACAAAGAATATTACGCAGGTAACGTCTCAGGCAGATATCGTTATCATCGCAGTAGGAATTCCAGATTTTCTTAAGGCTGAAATGATCAAAGACGATGCTGTTATTATTGATGTTGGAATTACCAGAGTACCAGATGATAATACTGAAAAAGGTTATGTCATCAAGGGAGATGTAGATTTTGAAAACGTGAGCAAAAGAGCTTCATATATCACACCGGTTCCTGGTGGAGTAGGGCCTATGACGGTTTCAATGTTACTTAAAAATACACTTCTTGCAAGGGAGAGACATAAAAAAAGAGCAGATATTAAGTTGTTAGAACGATAA
- a CDS encoding YkvA family protein, with protein MFGNLKKKIDEDYFKTEVTKIDDNDVSIAMDSQDKVDDKINNSGLLQKYSELAKLMYGMLKDYRIGVYNKVPWFTIATVAFSFLYILNPLDIIPDFIPGLGYIDDMAIFTFGLRFIESDLHNYLDWKIEKEA; from the coding sequence ATGTTTGGAAACCTAAAGAAAAAAATAGACGAAGATTACTTTAAAACTGAAGTAACAAAGATCGACGACAATGATGTAAGCATCGCTATGGATAGCCAGGATAAAGTTGATGATAAGATCAACAATTCGGGGTTATTACAGAAATATAGCGAGCTAGCGAAGTTAATGTATGGGATGCTAAAAGACTATAGAATAGGTGTTTACAACAAGGTGCCTTGGTTCACAATTGCTACTGTCGCATTCTCTTTTCTTTATATTTTGAATCCACTTGATATTATACCAGATTTTATTCCAGGTCTGGGATATATTGATGATATGGCAATCTTTACTTTTGGATTGAGATTTATAGAGTCTGATCTTCATAATTATCTCGACTGGAAAATTGAGAAGGAAGCTTAA
- a CDS encoding AI-2E family transporter, which produces MDKLKPSLVRQIFVLLLILFLSVLIFKEVVPYLSGVLGAVTLYVLMKGWQRKLVLRGWKPALAATLLMTGSIIGILVPVTLIAIMLTSKIGKAVANSERVLSALKDQLNIAEEYIGYNISESIDTSAITGWLSSNLQNLAGGTFDAFIAIGIMYFMLYYMLMNQKSMRHSLIEYIPLGKDNIRVIGDESDQLVRSNALGIPLVAIVQGVIALIGYLIFGVPDPFFWFVITAIGSMIPFIGTAIGVLPAVILLFAQGNDFQAIALLIYGLVVVGSTDNIIRLYVLEKLASVHPLITLFGVIVGVPLFGFIGLIFGPLLVSLFLLILKIYKKEYGNAHHRL; this is translated from the coding sequence ATGGATAAACTGAAACCGTCACTTGTACGGCAAATTTTTGTATTACTATTAATACTGTTTCTTTCAGTATTGATCTTCAAGGAGGTCGTTCCCTACCTATCTGGGGTTCTAGGTGCGGTTACACTTTACGTACTTATGAAAGGTTGGCAAAGAAAACTGGTGCTTCGAGGTTGGAAACCAGCTTTAGCAGCTACGCTTTTAATGACCGGAAGTATCATTGGCATTTTAGTCCCAGTTACTCTAATTGCAATTATGCTTACCAGTAAAATAGGTAAAGCCGTTGCAAATTCTGAACGGGTTCTTAGTGCTCTTAAAGATCAACTAAATATAGCTGAAGAATATATTGGATATAACATTAGCGAGAGTATAGATACTTCAGCAATTACCGGGTGGCTTTCTTCCAACCTTCAGAATCTTGCCGGCGGAACATTTGACGCCTTTATTGCGATTGGGATCATGTATTTCATGCTGTACTACATGCTTATGAATCAGAAGTCAATGAGACATTCCCTAATCGAATATATCCCGTTAGGAAAGGATAATATTCGGGTGATTGGCGACGAAAGTGATCAATTGGTTAGAAGTAACGCTTTGGGAATTCCACTGGTAGCCATCGTGCAGGGTGTAATAGCACTTATAGGTTACTTGATATTTGGGGTTCCAGATCCTTTCTTCTGGTTTGTGATTACTGCGATTGGCTCGATGATACCCTTTATAGGAACTGCCATAGGAGTACTGCCCGCAGTTATTCTTTTATTCGCACAGGGAAATGACTTCCAGGCAATAGCTCTACTTATTTACGGACTAGTCGTTGTAGGCTCAACCGATAATATTATACGGCTTTATGTACTTGAGAAACTGGCAAGTGTTCATCCATTGATTACGCTTTTTGGGGTGATCGTGGGAGTACCGCTATTTGGATTTATAGGATTGATATTTGGACCATTACTGGTATCCTTGTTTTTATTAATTCTGAAGATCTACAAGAAAGAGTATGGGAATGCTCACCACCGATTATAA
- a CDS encoding VOC family protein yields the protein MKVQPFHLAIPVSDLESCRKFYKETLGCGEGRSSDHWVDFNFFGHQLVIHYQDPQETASSTSNPVDGKAVPVPHFGVVLQWEVFHEFAGLLKRKNVDFVIEPYIRFEGKPGEQATMFFKDPCGNALEFKAFKDMSQLFAS from the coding sequence ATGAAAGTACAGCCATTTCATTTAGCGATCCCAGTATCTGATCTGGAGTCCTGTAGAAAATTTTACAAAGAAACTTTAGGTTGTGGCGAAGGCCGTAGTAGTGATCACTGGGTGGATTTCAATTTTTTTGGGCACCAGTTGGTAATACATTACCAGGACCCACAAGAAACTGCCAGTTCGACTTCCAATCCTGTAGATGGAAAGGCTGTTCCAGTACCTCATTTTGGGGTAGTATTGCAATGGGAGGTTTTTCATGAATTTGCTGGTCTTCTAAAACGAAAAAATGTTGATTTCGTCATAGAGCCTTATATCAGGTTCGAAGGCAAACCAGGCGAACAGGCTACTATGTTCTTTAAAGATCCTTGCGGAAATGCGTTGGAGTTCAAGGCATTCAAGGATATGAGTCAGTTGTTCGCGAGTTAA